The DNA region GGTATGCACTGCTGGCACCATAAAGTTATTTTAGAACCTGCTCAAGCCGGTGATAAAATAGGTGATATTTATGTAAACTATGACAATAACTTTAAGGTATATAAGGGATGGAGAGATCAGCTTACTCGCGGGTTGGATGAACATTCTACGCTTCGTCGTCCTGAGCATGTAAAACGCCCTTGGGTACCTTTATCTCATAAAGCATATGTAGTTAAAATCGGAAAATAGCTTTTAGCAATCATAAAACGGGCTTTGCCCGTTTTATGAATTAGACTTCTTCATAACTAAAAAGTTAGATTCCAAATCGAGTTTGGAATGACGAGATTTTCGACTTTTCGTCATCCTGAACTTGATTCAGGATCTTTGGTTTGCAAGAAGTCTATTAAATTAATAGTTTGCCCACCACATTTTAAACCACAATCCTAAAGTAGTTGTATACCCGACATCGCTAAATAGCACATTGCCCTCTTTATCGTAAATAACCGTTGTCGGAAATACGGAGATATTGAATTTTTTCGTAATAGAACCGTCATCATCATTTACAACTTTAAAACTTAGATTTTTATTCTTCAGATACTTATCAATTTTTGAATCATCGCCGGATTTTAGTGCTATTGTTATGACATTAAACTTTTTTGATATTGTCTCGATATTTGGTGATTCGGCTCTGCATATAGGACACCAAGTTGCCCAGAAGTAAATTAAAATAGGTTCATTTTTAGGTAATGTATATGAACTGTTGTTCATAAGAGTAACTGTTTGTATATCTAAGGCATTTTTATTTAAATTACCGCTTCTATATAGGCTTAAAATATTTGCAAAGATAGTTATAATAATAAAAAAAAGAGCGATCTCTTTGAGGTATTTTGTTATTTTATCTTTCATAAGCAACCATATTATTTATATATAAAGTGAACTATATCTAAAAAAGAGGGTATATAAGTCTATTTTACTTCCAAAATTTATCTATTTTAACACTTTAGTAATTATTTATTGCTAACATTTTATAAATATAGGAGTAAATATGTATAAATTAGGAATCTCTTTAGCAATCGCTTTTTTACTAGTCGGCTGTAGTGGTGAAAAAAATATTAATGTAAAATCCGGTATGTTTCAAAGCGTTAATGAGCATGAAGCAACTTTACTTCAAGAGGGTAAAAATAAAAATTACTGTTATAAATGCGGGATGGATTTGGTTAAATATTATAAAACAAGTCATAGCGCAGTACACGACGGCACAGTATATCAGTATTGTTCTATTCATTGCTTGGAGGATCACTTAGGTGAGGGCATTACGCTAAAAAATCCTAAAGTTGTAGATGTAAGTTCCCTAAAGTTTGTAGATGCTGCAAAAGCATATTATGTTGTTGGCAGTCAAAAAAGCGGTACGATGAGCAAAATAAGC from Sulfurimonas sp. includes:
- a CDS encoding protein disulfide oxidoreductase, which codes for MKDKITKYLKEIALFFIIITIFANILSLYRSGNLNKNALDIQTVTLMNNSSYTLPKNEPILIYFWATWCPICRAESPNIETISKKFNVITIALKSGDDSKIDKYLKNKNLSFKVVNDDDGSITKKFNISVFPTTVIYDKEGNVLFSDVGYTTTLGLWFKMWWANY
- a CDS encoding nitrous oxide reductase accessory protein NosL, with amino-acid sequence MYKLGISLAIAFLLVGCSGEKNINVKSGMFQSVNEHEATLLQEGKNKNYCYKCGMDLVKYYKTSHSAVHDGTVYQYCSIHCLEDHLGEGITLKNPKVVDVSSLKFVDAAKAYYVVGSQKSGTMSKISKYAFANEEDAKKFQAQFSGEIMDFYKALEIAKKDFKYYK